TAAGTAAAAAGAATAATCATTACTGCAAAAATTAAGTTGTACCAAAAACCATATCTTTCTGAAAAAACACCGCTCGAACTTCCTGCAAAACCGGAAATTGCTGCCGGAATAAACATGATAGCCTGCGCGAAGATGATTGGCATAACACCTGCAGCGTTCACCTTTAAAGGAATATACTGACGAACTCCACCATATTGTTTATTACCAACAATTTTCTTGGCAAACTGGACCGGTATTCTTCGAGTACCTTGTACCAACAATATACTTCCTACAATTACCAATAATAATACTACAATCTCAATTAGGAATATAATTAATCCACCATTACCTGAAGTTCTTGATTTCACCTCTGATAAAAACGCAAAAGGTAAACGAGATATGATACCGATCATGATGATTAAAGAAATACCATTTCCTAAACCTTTATCAGTAATTCTTTCACCTAACCACATTACAAACATAGTTCCTGTTACTAGAATGATAATACTTTGAACCCACCAAATGGTTGATAAATCGGTAAACGCACCGGGGGCGGTAGATTTAATTGAAGCGATGTATCCCGGAGCTTGAACAGCAGTAACACCAATAGTTAAAAATCGGGTTAACTGATTAATTTTTTTACGTCCGCTCTCACCTTCTCTTTGCATTTTTTGAAAATAAGGAACTGCCATTCCCAATAATTGAATAATAATGGATGCAGTGATGTAGGGCATAATTCCTAATCCAAAAATTGATGCACGAAGAAAAGCTCCTCCTGCAAACATATTGATTAAACCTACAATTCCTCCTGAATCCTGATTACTTTGAGCGGCATTGAGTGCATCAACATTAACGCCCGGAAGTACCACATAAGAACCCAATCGATAAATTAATACCAATCCCAGTGTCACCAGAATTCGTTGCCTTAATTCCTCAATGGTCCATATGTTACGGAGTGTATCTAAAAAACGCTTCATATTACTTTTTTACCTCGGTAGCTGAGCCACCTTTTTCTTCAATTGCTTTTTTTGCTGAGGCTGTGTAAGCATGTACTTTAAAATCTACCTTAGATTTTAGCTCGCCTCTACCCATTATTTTCACTAAATCATTTTTTCCGGCCAATCCGTTTTTAATTAACACTTCGGCAGTTATTTCGGAAACTTTGATATTATCTACCAATTTTTGAATCGCATCCAAATTAATAGCTCTGTATTCAATACGATTAATATTCTTGAAACCGAACTTAGGTAAACGACGCTGTAAAGGCATTTGACCTCCTTCAAAACCGCGCTTACGAGAATATCCCGATCTTGATTGCGCACCTTTATGTCCTCTTGTAGCAGTACCACCACCACCGGAACCCTGACCGCGACCACGACGGAAGTTTGACTTTACTGATCCTTTTGCCGGTTTTAATCCACTTAATTTCATTCTATATTCTTTTAAAATTTGCCTATTGGCAGTTTATTCTAATTATTAAATACTTTCTACCTTTAAAAGGTGTTTTACTTTATTGATCATGCCTTGTATAGCAGGATTAATTTCTTTTTCAGAGAAGCTGTTGGTTTTATTTAAACCAAGCGCAGTTAACGTAGCTCTTTGAATCGGACTGCGTTTTGATTTTCCTTTAACTAATGTAATCTTCACTTTTCCCATTGTAATAATTTTAACCGTTAAATACTCTGTCTAATTTAATACCGCGTTGTTGAGCAATTGTTATAGGATCTCTCATTTTCATCAAAGCATCTAAAGTAGCCTTTACAACATTGTGTGGATTACTTGACCCTTTTGATTTTGCTAATACATCCGTAACTCCAACGCTTTCTAATACTGCACGCATTGCACCACCTGCAATTACACCTGTACCATGAGCAGCGGGCTTTAAAAATACGCGCGCACCGCCGAACTTTCCTTCCTGAGGATGAGGAACCGTTCCATTTAACACAGCCACTTTTACAAGGCTTTTCTTGGCATCTTCAATTCCTTTGGTAATCGCATCAGTAACTTCATTTGCTTTACCTAAACCTTGACCAATAACACCTTTTTCATTTCCTACAACCACAATAGCTGCAAAGCTGAAGTGTCGGCCACCTTTAGTTACTTTAGTTACACGTTGAATGGCAACTAATTTATCTTTTAACTCAATGTCGCTTGATTTAACGCGTTTTACTACTTCTTTTGACATTTTAATATTTTTAAAATTTTAATCCTGCTTCGCGAGCACCTTCTGCTAACGATTTAATTCTACCATGATAAAGAAATCCATTTCGGTCAAATACAACCGCTGTAATTCCACTAGCCACTGCTTTTTCAGCTATAGCTTTACCAACAAGTTTTGCTTTTTCCGATTTATTTACTTTTGCAGCTTGTATTGATTTATCAATTGAACCAACTGCTAATAAAGTTTTACCGGCTCTATCGTCAACCAATTGAGCGTATATTTCAGAATTACTACGAAATACGTTTAATCGCGGTGTGTTTGTATCACCTTTAATACGCTTACGTATTTTTAGTTTAATTCTTTGTCTTCTATTTTCTTTTTTCTGTGCCATCTTTATTTTAACCTTTTTTTAAGATGATGATTTAATTATTATTTTTTAGCTGCAGACTTACCTGCTTTTCTACGTAATACTTCACCTGCAAACTTAATACCTTTACCTTTGTATGGTTCTGGCTTACGTAAGCTTCTGATTTTAGCAGCTACCATTCCGATTAACTGTTTATCAGCACATTCTAAAATTACTGTAGGATTAGCACCTTTTTCAGCCGTAGTAGTTACTTTAATTTCCTTAGGTAATTCAAATGTTATGTTATGCGAGTATCCTAAAGAAAGTTCTAACAACTGACCTTTGGTAACAGCACGGTAACCCACACCTACTAATTCCTGAACTGTTTTATACCCATCGCTTACACCGGTAACCATACCTGCGATAAGAGAACGATATAATCCGTGCAAAGAACGATGACGTTTTTGATCGGTTGGACGGCTAACTAAAACCTGACCATTATCTATAGTAACTGTAATATCTGAATCTACTTTTTGAGTTAAAGTACCTTTTGGTCCTTTTACGGTTACAATTCCATTGGCTATCGTAACTTCAACTCCTTTTGGTATAACTACCGGGGCTTTTCCTATTCGTGACATGATTAATTTCCTCCTTTAGTTGATTATGAAATGTAACATAAAACTTCACCACCCACATTAAGCTTTTTTGCTTCTTTATCGGTGATTACGCCTTTTGAAGTTGAAACAATGGCAATTCCTAAACCATTTAAAACTCTAGGAATATCACCAGCACCGGCATACTTACGCAATCCGGGAGATGACACTCTATCAAGCGTGCGAATAGCCGGTTGTTTTGTAACCGGATGATATTTCAAGGCAATTTTAATTGAGCCTTGTTTATTCTCGCTTGGTTCGAATTTGTAGTTAAGGATGTAACCTTTTTCGAAAAGAATCTTAGTGATTTCTTTTTTTAAATTAGAAGCCGGAACTTCTACTACCCTGTGATTTGCTCTGATGGCATTACGCACACGCGTAAGGTAGTCTGATATTGAATCTGTCATTTTTATTTAAGTTTATATGTTATTCCAACAATGGAATAATTATATGAAACAATTTATTTATCCTATTTTAAGGGTCGCAAATATACACTTATTTTTGAAACCCCGCAAGTTGTTTTACCAACTTGCTTTTGTAACCCCCGGGATTAGCCCAAAAAGTGCCATATCACGGAAAGTATTACGACTAATACCAAAAGTACTCATGTACCCTCTTGGTCTGCCGGTAATTTTGCAACGATTACGCATACGCACCTTGCTTGAATTACGTGGTAACTTCTGAAGTTCTTCCCAGTTACCATCCTTTTTCAATTGTTCGCGCTTTGCAGCGTATTTTGCAACAAGTTTAGCCCTTTTTACTTCGCGGGCTTTCATTGATTCTTTAGCCATTATTTTCTTTTCTTTTAAATGGAATTCCAAATTCTGTTAGTAATGCATGAGCTTCTTTATCCGTTCCGGCAGATGTTACGAAAGTAATATCCATACCCTGAATTTTGCTCACTTTATCGATGTCGATTTCAGGAAAAATAATTTGCTCGGTTACACCTAAAGTATAGTTACCTCGCCCATCAAATCCTTTATCATTTACCCCTTTAAAATCACGAATACGTGGCAAAGCAGAAGCAATTAAACGATCTAAAAATTCGTACATTTTATCGCCTCTTAATGTAACGCGTACACCAATAGCAACGCCTTTACGTAATTTAAAGTTTGAAATATCTTTTGTAGACATTGTAGGAACCGCTTTTTGACCGGTAATTGTGGTCATTTCTTTCACCGCGGACTCTATTAATTTCTTATCGGAAACCGCATCTCCAATTCCTTGATTGATGCAAATTTTTTCCAATTTAGGAACCTGCATTACAGTTGAATACTGAAATTGTTTTTTCAGGTTTTGAACTATTTCTCCTCTGTATTTTTCTTTTAAACGAGGTTGGTAAGTTGTTGTTGCCATTATTTAATTGCCTCCTTAGTTTTACGTGAAATACGAATTAGTTTGCCCGTTTTTTCATCAATTTTTTTGCCTATGCGGATTCCTTTTCCACCTTCTACAAACATTAGGTTAGAAATATGAATTGCACCTTCTTTTTTTACAATTCCGCCATTTGTATTTTTTGCGTTAGGTTTCTCACTTTTGCTAATCATGTTTACACCTTCTACAATTACACGCTGCGTTTTTGTATCGATAAAAATAATTTTTCCGGACGAGCCTTTTGACTCCCCAGAGATTACTTTTACGGTATCGCCTTTTTTTAATTTAATTTTTGACATGTTTTAATTTTTCTAATCTTACAATACTTCAGGAGCAAGTGATATAATTTTCATAAACTGTTTATCACGTAATTCACGAGCAACAGGACCGAAAATACGCGTTCCTCTAATTTCGTCAGTTGCATTTAACAACACCACTGCATTATCATCAAAACGAATATAAGATCCATCCTGACGACTGATTTCCTTTCTTGTTCTCACAATTACAGCCTTGCTTACTGTACCTTTTTTTATGTTACCACTTGGTAATGCATGTTTAACGGTTACAACAACTTTATCTCCAATTGAAGCATAACGCTTGCGGGTTCCGCCTAAAACACGAATAACCAACACTTCTTTAGCTCCGCTGTTATCTGCTACTGCTAATCTTGATTCGTTCTGTATCATTTTTACTTTTTTTTAAATCAAAATATTATTTAACCTTTTCAACTACTTCAATTAATCTCCAGTTTTTTGTTTTACTTAATGGACGAGTTTCCATTATGCGAACTGTATCACCAATACTACATTCATTTTTCTCATCATGAGCAACGAATGTGCTGGTGTGATTAACGAATTTACCGTACTTAGGATGTTTAACCTTACGCATAACTGCAACAACGATGCTTTTGTTCATCTTGTTACTGGTAACAATCCCAATTTTTTCTTTTCTTAAATTTCTTGCTGTGTTTTCCATTTTTACTGATCAATTATTTTTTTGATGTAGCAGTATTTTTTTTACGCTTAGTTTCTTCAGTCTTTAAGCGTGCAATAGTTTTACGATTTAAACGAATAGTTAACGGGTTCTCAATAGGAGAAACCGCATGATTTACTTTTAATTTATTTAAACCTGCTTTTTCGCTTACGATTTTATCATTTAATTCTTGATCTGATAAGCCTGCTATTTCTTTGTTTTTCATTTTATTTATTTTTGACCAGGTTAATTAAAGTAACGGTTCAACCAACCAAGTGTTTTTTATTTTGATGCTTCTGCTTCTACGTAATCTCTTCTTACTACAAATTTACATACAATAGGAAGTTTTTGTGCGGCTAAACGAAGTGCTTCTTTTGCAACTGCTAATGGCACACCGTCTGCTTCAAACAAAATACGTCCTGGTTTAACCGGTGCCATCCAATATTCAGGAGCACCTTTACCTTTACCCATACGAACCTCTGCAGGTTTTGAAGTAACCGGACGATCTGGAAAAATTCTAATCCAAACCTGACCTTCTCTTTTCATAAAACGAGTAATGGCTATACGGGCAGCTTCAATCTGACGAGCGGTCATACGTGACTCAGCCATCGCTTTTA
This sequence is a window from Sphingobacteriaceae bacterium. Protein-coding genes within it:
- the rpsH gene encoding 30S ribosomal protein S8, with translation MTDSISDYLTRVRNAIRANHRVVEVPASNLKKEITKILFEKGYILNYKFEPSENKQGSIKIALKYHPVTKQPAIRTLDRVSSPGLRKYAGAGDIPRVLNGLGIAIVSTSKGVITDKEAKKLNVGGEVLCYIS
- the rplF gene encoding 50S ribosomal protein L6, coding for MSRIGKAPVVIPKGVEVTIANGIVTVKGPKGTLTQKVDSDITVTIDNGQVLVSRPTDQKRHRSLHGLYRSLIAGMVTGVSDGYKTVQELVGVGYRAVTKGQLLELSLGYSHNITFELPKEIKVTTTAEKGANPTVILECADKQLIGMVAAKIRSLRKPEPYKGKGIKFAGEVLRRKAGKSAAKK
- the rpmC gene encoding 50S ribosomal protein L29, which translates into the protein MKNKEIAGLSDQELNDKIVSEKAGLNKLKVNHAVSPIENPLTIRLNRKTIARLKTEETKRKKNTATSKK
- the rplX gene encoding 50S ribosomal protein L24, coding for MSKIKLKKGDTVKVISGESKGSSGKIIFIDTKTQRVIVEGVNMISKSEKPNAKNTNGGIVKKEGAIHISNLMFVEGGKGIRIGKKIDEKTGKLIRISRKTKEAIK
- the rpsE gene encoding 30S ribosomal protein S5, whose protein sequence is MSKEVVKRVKSSDIELKDKLVAIQRVTKVTKGGRHFSFAAIVVVGNEKGVIGQGLGKANEVTDAITKGIEDAKKSLVKVAVLNGTVPHPQEGKFGGARVFLKPAAHGTGVIAGGAMRAVLESVGVTDVLAKSKGSSNPHNVVKATLDALMKMRDPITIAQQRGIKLDRVFNG
- a CDS encoding 50S ribosomal protein L18 codes for the protein MAQKKENRRQRIKLKIRKRIKGDTNTPRLNVFRSNSEIYAQLVDDRAGKTLLAVGSIDKSIQAAKVNKSEKAKLVGKAIAEKAVASGITAVVFDRNGFLYHGRIKSLAEGAREAGLKF
- the rplP gene encoding 50S ribosomal protein L16 — encoded protein: MLQPKRTKYRKSQKMKIKGNAKRGHELAFGSFGIKAMAESRMTARQIEAARIAITRFMKREGQVWIRIFPDRPVTSKPAEVRMGKGKGAPEYWMAPVKPGRILFEADGVPLAVAKEALRLAAQKLPIVCKFVVRRDYVEAEASK
- the rpsN gene encoding 30S ribosomal protein S14 encodes the protein MAKESMKAREVKRAKLVAKYAAKREQLKKDGNWEELQKLPRNSSKVRMRNRCKITGRPRGYMSTFGISRNTFRDMALFGLIPGVTKASW
- the rplE gene encoding 50S ribosomal protein L5: MATTTYQPRLKEKYRGEIVQNLKKQFQYSTVMQVPKLEKICINQGIGDAVSDKKLIESAVKEMTTITGQKAVPTMSTKDISNFKLRKGVAIGVRVTLRGDKMYEFLDRLIASALPRIRDFKGVNDKGFDGRGNYTLGVTEQIIFPEIDIDKVSKIQGMDITFVTSAGTDKEAHALLTEFGIPFKRKENNG
- the rplN gene encoding 50S ribosomal protein L14; translated protein: MIQNESRLAVADNSGAKEVLVIRVLGGTRKRYASIGDKVVVTVKHALPSGNIKKGTVSKAVIVRTRKEISRQDGSYIRFDDNAVVLLNATDEIRGTRIFGPVARELRDKQFMKIISLAPEVL
- the secY gene encoding preprotein translocase subunit SecY, with protein sequence MKRFLDTLRNIWTIEELRQRILVTLGLVLIYRLGSYVVLPGVNVDALNAAQSNQDSGGIVGLINMFAGGAFLRASIFGLGIMPYITASIIIQLLGMAVPYFQKMQREGESGRKKINQLTRFLTIGVTAVQAPGYIASIKSTAPGAFTDLSTIWWVQSIIILVTGTMFVMWLGERITDKGLGNGISLIIMIGIISRLPFAFLSEVKSRTSGNGGLIIFLIEIVVLLLVIVGSILLVQGTRRIPVQFAKKIVGNKQYGGVRQYIPLKVNAAGVMPIIFAQAIMFIPAAISGFAGSSSGVFSERYGFWYNLIFAVMIILFTYFYTAIMVNPNQLADDMKRNGGFIPGVKPGKKTAEFIDQVMSRITLPGSIFLAGVAIMPAFAQKLGVNSAFADFYGGTSLLILVGVVLDTLQQIETYLLNRHYDGLMKSGRIKGRGANAMMMQQG
- the rpmD gene encoding 50S ribosomal protein L30, producing the protein MGKVKITLVKGKSKRSPIQRATLTALGLNKTNSFSEKEINPAIQGMINKVKHLLKVESI
- the rpsQ gene encoding 30S ribosomal protein S17; translated protein: MENTARNLRKEKIGIVTSNKMNKSIVVAVMRKVKHPKYGKFVNHTSTFVAHDEKNECSIGDTVRIMETRPLSKTKNWRLIEVVEKVK
- the rplO gene encoding 50S ribosomal protein L15, with translation MKLSGLKPAKGSVKSNFRRGRGQGSGGGGTATRGHKGAQSRSGYSRKRGFEGGQMPLQRRLPKFGFKNINRIEYRAINLDAIQKLVDNIKVSEITAEVLIKNGLAGKNDLVKIMGRGELKSKVDFKVHAYTASAKKAIEEKGGSATEVKK